One genomic window of Pagrus major chromosome 22, Pma_NU_1.0 includes the following:
- the mgat2 gene encoding alpha-1,6-mannosyl-glycoprotein 2-beta-N-acetylglucosaminyltransferase yields MRFRIYKRKVVILTLVVVICGLAFWSSGRQKKNDGGSFPKEAEMVRRSSSISSSSSSVNNPVQVQVTPAVSRAPVPPPIIQANDTHQEKAKEKEKISKPEVDNTTLVYRGIVFQLNFDQTVRNEEKFKAARQKDDLVVVVQVHNRPDYLKLLVDSLRKAKGVEGILLIFSHDFWSPEINKVVASVDFCQVLQIFFPFSIQLYPQEFPGHDPKDCPRDIPKKDALKLGCINAEYPDSFGHYREAKFSQTKHHWWWKLHFVWDRVRALKDHKGLVLLIEEDHFMSPDFIHLLKLMSALKREQCTDCDILSLGSYSHIGYSSKANKVEVKAWKSTEHNMGMALSRETYQKLIQCTDTFCTYDDYNWDWSLQHLTVSCLPSYWKVMVSEAPRIFHAGDCGMHHKKVSCMPMSQKTKIENILQSSGNQLFPKNLLIAKRLPANGAGGVAPHVKNGGWGDIRDHELCKSYVRLQ; encoded by the coding sequence ATGAGATTCCGAATCTACAAGAGGAAGGTGGTGATACTGACTCTGGTGGTTGTCATCTGTGGCCTAGCTTTCTGGAGCAGCGGAAGGCAGAAGAAGAACGACGGTGGGTCGTTCCCCAAGGAAGCGGAGATGGTGAGGAGAAGTAGCagcattagcagcagcagcagtagcgtCAACAATCCTGTCCAGGTGCAAGTCACACCTGCAGTCAGCCGGGCACCTGTTCCACCTCCTATTATACAAGCAAATGACACACATCAGgaaaaagcaaaggaaaaagagaagataTCCAAGCCAGAGGTAGATAATACCACTTTAGTCTACCGTGGCATTGTCTTCCAGCTCAACTTCGACCAGACAGTAAGAAATGAGGAAAAGTTTAAAGCGGCGCGGCAGAAGGACGATCTGGTTGTGGTGGTTCAGGTCCATAACCGACCAGACTACCTTAAGCTATTAGTGGACAGTTTGCGGAAGGCCAAAGGTGTGGAGGGCATACTGCTGATATTCAGCCATGACTTCTGGTCCCCTGAGATAAATAAAGTGGTGGCCTCTGTTGACTTTTGTCAGGTACTTCAGATTTTCTTCCCCTTCAGCATCCAGCTGTACCCTCAGGAGTTTCCTGGACACGACCCCAAGGACTGCCCAAGAGACATTCCCAAAAAAGACGCCTTAAAGCTGGGTTGCATCAACGCAGAGTACCCCGACTCGTTTGGCCACTACCGTGAGGCAAAGTTTTCCCAGACCAAGCACCACTGGTGGTGGAAGCTGCACTTTGTATGGGACAGAGTCCGGGCTCTGAAGGACCACAAGGGTCTGGTTCTGCTGATAGAGGAGGACCACTTCATGTCCCCGGACTTTATCCACCTCTTAAAGCTCATGTCGGCTCTCAAAAGGGAGCAGTGCACTGACTGCGACATCCTCTCTTTGGGGAGCTACAGCCACATCGGCTACTCCAGCAAAGCAAATAAGGTGGAGGTGAAGGCCTGGAAGTCCACTGAGCACAACATGGGGAtggctctgagcagagagacgTACCAGAAGCTCATCCAGTGCACCGATACGTTCTGCACTTACGACGACTACAACTGGGACTGGTCCTTACAACACCTGACTGTATCCTGCCTGCCCTCCTACTGGAAGGTAATGGTGAGTGAGGCGCCGCGGATTTTCCACGCCGGTGACTGCGGCATGCACCACAAGAAGGTTTCTTGCATGCCGATGAGTCAGAAAACGAAGATAGAGAACATCCTACAGAGCAGCGGGAACCAGCTGTTCCCAAAGAACCTCCTGATAGCAAAGAGACTGCCAGCCAACGGGGCCGGAGGGGTGGCCCCGCACGTGAAAAACGGGGGCTGGGGAGATATCAGGGACCATGAACTCTGCAAGAGTTATGTTCGATTACAGTGA
- the rps29 gene encoding small ribosomal subunit protein uS14, with product MGHQQLYWSHPRKFGQGSRSCRVCSNRHGLIRKYGLNMCRQCFRQYAKDIGFVKLD from the exons ATGGGCCACCAGCAGCTCTATTGGAGTCACCCCAGAAAATTCGGTCAGGGATCCAGATCCTG ccgGGTATGCTCGAACAGACACGGTCTGATCCGTAAATACGGGCTCAACATGTGCCGCCAGTGCTTCAGGCAGTACGCTAAGGACATCGGCTTCGTCAAG CTGGACTAG